The following are encoded in a window of Nitrospirae bacterium CG2_30_53_67 genomic DNA:
- a CDS encoding AbrB family transcriptional regulator, whose product MAVSTVTVKGQTTIPKKIRKYLKLQPGDKIDFIVEESGKVVLEPATLDVKELEGILHKPGMKAVSGEEMAKAIKSRFMRK is encoded by the coding sequence ATGGCTGTTTCAACCGTGACCGTGAAGGGACAGACGACCATACCGAAAAAGATCAGAAAATATCTGAAGCTTCAGCCGGGCGACAAGATTGATTTTATTGTGGAAGAAAGCGGGAAAGTCGTTCTGGAACCGGCGACACTGGATGTCAAGGAGCTTGAGGGTATATTGCACAAGCCTGGCATGAAAGCCGTCTCTGGAGAAGAGATGGCAAAAGCCATCAAGAGCCGGTTCATGAGAAAATAA